A single genomic interval of Zunongwangia sp. HGR-M22 harbors:
- a CDS encoding AI-2E family transporter, whose product MNAKEFSYGILRAVGIALGIMILLFFLYEIQSVIVYIVVAAIISLIGRPVVIFLRQRLKIPNQISVIIVLLLVLAIFVGIILVFVPIVIEQSQYLGRIDIEAFKSDLNDLNAQINAYLGIEEINLIESLKESQFVRSLDVSLIPKFLNNVFGILGATIVALFSVIFISFFLLKDSKLMLNSILVFADRGKEQKFVRVFNKIKILLSRYFVGLTLQITVLFILYMILLTLFEINNPVAIAFICAFLNLVPYLGPVFAGILMALFVISSNLGADFQEIILPKLIYVMLGYAICQVIDNLISQPMIFGASVKSHPLEIFLIILIAGLVFGIVGMVVAVPVYTAIKVIAKESLSDYKIVKRLTRDL is encoded by the coding sequence GTGAATGCTAAAGAATTTTCGTACGGAATATTAAGAGCCGTTGGTATCGCTCTAGGAATCATGATTTTATTGTTTTTCCTTTACGAAATCCAGTCGGTTATCGTTTATATAGTTGTTGCTGCTATCATCTCTTTGATTGGGCGGCCAGTGGTTATTTTTCTTAGACAACGTCTAAAAATCCCCAACCAAATTTCGGTAATTATCGTTTTACTTTTGGTTTTAGCGATTTTTGTAGGGATTATTTTAGTTTTTGTCCCAATTGTAATCGAGCAAAGTCAGTATCTAGGTCGTATTGATATCGAGGCTTTTAAAAGCGACTTAAACGATCTAAACGCGCAGATAAATGCCTATCTAGGTATTGAAGAGATTAACCTAATAGAAAGTTTAAAAGAAAGTCAGTTTGTTAGGAGTCTAGATGTAAGTTTAATTCCTAAATTTTTAAATAATGTTTTCGGCATATTAGGAGCAACTATCGTAGCGCTTTTCTCAGTAATATTTATTTCCTTTTTCCTTTTAAAGGATAGCAAGTTAATGCTAAATAGTATACTTGTTTTTGCTGATCGTGGGAAAGAGCAAAAATTTGTACGTGTTTTTAATAAAATTAAAATACTGCTTTCCAGATATTTTGTGGGGTTAACGCTTCAAATTACAGTTTTGTTTATCCTTTACATGATTTTGCTTACACTGTTTGAAATTAATAATCCTGTAGCCATCGCATTTATATGTGCTTTCTTAAATTTGGTTCCTTATTTAGGCCCTGTGTTTGCCGGCATACTTATGGCACTTTTTGTAATTTCAAGTAATTTGGGAGCAGATTTTCAAGAAATTATTTTACCCAAATTAATCTATGTTATGCTAGGCTATGCGATTTGCCAGGTAATTGATAATCTGATATCACAGCCAATGATTTTTGGTGCCAGTGTAAAATCACATCCATTAGAAATATTTTTGATTATTCTTATTGCAGGTTTGGTTTTTGGTATCGTAGGTATGGTGGTTGCCGTTCCCGTTTATACCGCTATAAAAGTGATTGCAAAAGAATCATTAAGTGATTACAAGATTGTAAAAAGACTCACCCGCGATTTATAA
- a CDS encoding TrmH family RNA methyltransferase yields the protein MDTQLSHSQNKFSSKKFPVTLILDHISGEANIGSIFRLSDAFHVEKIIFCGLEPNLNSNRLKKTSRSTHEYVDFQFLKDSVSLIQQKKDEGYKIIALEITENSIPLQRLKIETSAKIVLIAGHENFGVSENLLGLCDEVVHIDMFGNNTSMNVAQSIGISLYEITKSLTA from the coding sequence ATGGACACGCAGCTTAGTCACTCCCAAAATAAATTCAGTTCTAAGAAATTTCCTGTTACGCTTATTTTAGACCATATTTCAGGAGAAGCGAATATTGGAAGCATTTTTAGATTGAGCGATGCTTTTCATGTTGAAAAGATTATTTTCTGCGGATTAGAACCTAATTTAAACAGCAACCGATTAAAGAAAACTTCAAGAAGTACGCACGAATATGTAGATTTTCAGTTCCTGAAAGATTCGGTAAGCCTTATTCAGCAGAAAAAGGACGAAGGTTACAAAATAATTGCTCTCGAAATTACTGAAAATAGCATCCCTCTTCAACGATTAAAGATAGAAACTTCAGCAAAAATAGTTCTTATTGCCGGCCATGAAAATTTTGGAGTTTCTGAAAATCTCCTCGGGCTTTGTGATGAAGTTGTACATATCGACATGTTTGGGAATAATACTAGTATGAATGTGGCACAGTCTATAGGAATTTCTCTTTATGAAATCACAAAAAGCTTGACCGCTTAA
- a CDS encoding DUF4159 domain-containing protein: protein MIKKCFLVLLFIGGLQFIQAQKIALLKYNGGGDWYANPTGLPNLIAFCNQNIATQLDPKPVTVNPAGPEIFMYPFVHMTGHGNVIFSESEAENLRNYLLGGGFLHIDDNYGMREYLISALKEVFPDKELKELPASHPIFHSEYKFPNGLPKIHEHDGKRPQALGIFDNNRLVLLFTFESDLGDGWENEEVHHDPKEVRLKALKMGANIIKYAFEN from the coding sequence ATGATTAAAAAGTGCTTTTTGGTCTTACTTTTTATAGGCGGACTTCAATTTATACAAGCTCAAAAAATTGCACTTTTAAAATATAATGGTGGTGGCGATTGGTATGCAAATCCTACCGGTCTGCCAAATCTTATTGCATTTTGCAATCAAAATATCGCGACCCAATTAGATCCAAAACCAGTTACTGTAAATCCGGCAGGGCCAGAAATCTTTATGTATCCTTTTGTGCATATGACAGGGCATGGGAATGTCATCTTTTCTGAAAGTGAAGCCGAAAACTTAAGAAACTATCTTTTAGGTGGTGGATTTTTACATATCGATGACAATTACGGCATGCGCGAATACTTAATTTCAGCACTTAAAGAGGTTTTTCCTGATAAGGAACTAAAAGAATTACCAGCCTCGCATCCTATTTTTCATTCAGAATATAAATTCCCAAATGGCTTACCAAAAATCCATGAGCATGATGGTAAACGTCCACAAGCATTAGGCATTTTTGATAATAATAGATTAGTGTTACTATTTACTTTTGAAAGTGATTTAGGTGACGGATGGGAGAATGAAGAAGTACATCACGATCCCAAAGAAGTTCGCTTGAAAGCGCTAAAAATGGGCGCCAATATCATCAAATATGCATTTGAAAATTAA
- a CDS encoding 16S rRNA (uracil(1498)-N(3))-methyltransferase gives MQLFFQPDIDESAQQIVFSREESKHIIKVLRRTEGALLKVTNGKGLLFTAQIINADIKQCVAKIIDTEKEPRPKYWLHLAVAPTKMNDRYEWFLEKATEIGVDEITPVFCDHSERKVVKLDRYERVLKSAMKQSLHFRMPKLNEPVVFSEFIKQSFKAEKFIAHCEENKPRILLQNAAAAQTDTLILIGPEGDFSTEEIDAALENEFSPVSLGTSRLRTETAGIVACHTINLINETE, from the coding sequence ATGCAATTATTTTTTCAGCCAGATATCGACGAATCTGCTCAACAAATAGTTTTTAGCAGAGAAGAAAGCAAACATATAATTAAAGTATTGCGCAGAACAGAGGGTGCTTTACTTAAAGTGACAAACGGCAAAGGCTTGCTATTTACAGCGCAGATTATTAATGCAGATATTAAACAATGCGTTGCTAAAATTATCGATACCGAAAAAGAACCTCGGCCCAAATACTGGCTGCACTTGGCGGTTGCACCTACCAAAATGAACGATCGATACGAATGGTTTTTAGAAAAAGCTACTGAGATTGGGGTAGATGAAATAACACCGGTTTTCTGCGATCATTCAGAGCGTAAAGTTGTAAAACTAGATCGCTATGAGCGTGTTTTAAAAAGTGCGATGAAGCAATCACTACATTTTAGAATGCCCAAATTAAACGAACCTGTGGTTTTTTCAGAATTTATAAAACAATCTTTTAAAGCTGAAAAATTTATTGCGCATTGCGAAGAAAACAAACCCAGGATTTTATTGCAAAATGCAGCTGCTGCCCAAACCGATACGTTAATATTAATTGGTCCTGAAGGTGATTTTTCTACAGAAGAGATTGATGCGGCATTAGAAAATGAGTTTTCTCCAGTAAGTCTAGGCACAAGCCGATTACGTACAGAAACTGCAGGGATTGTAGCCTGCCATACCATTAACCTAATTAATGAAACTGAATAA
- the tsaD gene encoding tRNA (adenosine(37)-N6)-threonylcarbamoyltransferase complex transferase subunit TsaD has translation MAQDIYILGIESSCDDTAASILCNGKIRSNIVATQEVHQQYGGVVPELASRAHQQNIVPVIHQAIAKANIGKKDISAIAFTRGPGLMGSLLVGTSFAKSLSMGLGIPLIEVNHMQAHILAHFIEEDGFAKPEFPFLAMTISGGHTQIVKVSDYFSMEVIGETIDDAVGEAFDKSAKILGLPYPGGPLIDKYAREGNPKAFKFPKPKVSGLNFSFSGFKTAVLYFVEKHVKEDPEFIEKNLKDICASIQYTIVEILMDKLKKAVKTTGINQVAIGGGVSANSGIRNALKDAEKRYKWKCFIPKFEYTTDNAAMIAIAGHYKFLKKEFSDYSTTAQARYKI, from the coding sequence ATGGCCCAAGATATCTATATTTTAGGAATAGAATCCTCTTGTGACGATACTGCTGCTTCTATACTTTGCAACGGCAAGATACGTAGTAATATTGTCGCTACTCAAGAAGTTCATCAACAATATGGTGGTGTTGTTCCAGAACTTGCCTCTAGGGCGCACCAACAAAACATTGTTCCTGTGATTCATCAAGCCATTGCCAAGGCAAATATCGGTAAAAAAGATATATCTGCAATTGCTTTTACAAGAGGTCCGGGACTTATGGGATCTCTACTAGTTGGAACTTCTTTTGCAAAAAGTTTATCTATGGGATTAGGTATCCCATTAATAGAAGTTAATCATATGCAAGCGCATATATTAGCACATTTTATTGAAGAAGATGGATTCGCAAAACCAGAATTTCCTTTTTTAGCCATGACGATTAGTGGTGGGCATACTCAAATTGTAAAAGTCAGCGATTACTTTTCTATGGAAGTTATTGGCGAAACCATTGATGATGCCGTTGGAGAAGCTTTTGATAAAAGTGCAAAAATTTTAGGTCTGCCTTATCCGGGAGGACCTCTAATCGATAAATACGCGAGAGAAGGAAATCCTAAAGCTTTTAAGTTTCCTAAACCGAAAGTAAGTGGATTAAATTTTAGTTTTAGCGGCTTTAAAACTGCGGTGCTTTATTTTGTTGAAAAGCATGTGAAAGAAGACCCAGAATTTATTGAAAAGAACCTGAAAGATATCTGTGCATCAATTCAATATACTATCGTAGAGATTTTAATGGATAAACTAAAAAAAGCGGTAAAGACAACAGGGATTAACCAGGTTGCTATTGGTGGCGGGGTTTCCGCTAACAGTGGTATAAGAAACGCATTGAAAGATGCCGAAAAAAGATATAAATGGAAGTGTTTTATACCCAAATTTGAATATACTACAGATAATGCTGCCATGATTGCCATTGCAGGACACTATAAATTTCTGAAAAAAGAATTTTCAGATTATTCGACAACCGCACAGGCGCGATATAAAATATAA
- a CDS encoding translocation/assembly module TamB domain-containing protein → MADKLTKSLKENNNVNIDIGRVSLSYFGDVQVNDIYIEDHHQDTLIFAKEVRTSIVGLGNLLNGSPKLGKTAVQDFTMRMRRYEGEDLDNMGVFISKLSSESSSNNKPFKLSVSNLQVLDSRYSFIDENNKYPEIIKFDELSINADNFGVDGAEITADIKLIRAHDSRGMQIKRLSTNFLYNPTNMKLSELEIITTHSEIYANLDFNYQEGDFGDFFNKVKIKADFHESEISSNDLQVFYDAFGDDESLNLSANLSGNLNDLQMNDVQLFGLDRSAIYGDLHMKGAFTGEAEDFELSGDLRNFSSNYYDLVNFLPGVLSGTLPQELSAFGNVRVDGNTKITSSSVDLNINLTSQLGSATAKVYFNNLNSANAGYAGNLKVKDFNLGRLIENKEVGKTSFNLDIDGTGFTADNLNTKLKGQISKLGFKGYNYANIRVIGNMRAPVFNGNLAINDPNLRMEFNGLADLSSDVNNYDFEASVAYADLFKMNVIARDTISIFKGDIIMNMAGTNIDDAVGQILLLNTSYENQMDMYRFDDFSIKSSFEGDIRTIAINSPDVLSGEMKGRFRLSELEALFQNSIGSIYTNYEPNVITNNQFMEFDFDVYNKIVEVFYPDLTLSPNTFLRGRVESDESEFTLNFRSPEIDLFDNIFQGVNLQVDNTNPIYNTYFEADSVSTANYNFSEFSFINVTQRDTLFVRSEFKGGKTDEDVFNINLYHTINKENQSVVGIQRSDLTFKKNTWYINQNRNKKNRIVFENSFKDIIIDSLVMNHENEEIRLSGVVSDSTYKDLQLNFNNVDLHKITPEIDSLDIGGILNGKLDILQEKGAYYPNTSMLIDSLEINEILLGNMNLDVSGNEDLTKYEINAKLQKEGIESLSANGAINVEGTQPTIDLELALQKLNMAAFSPLGGDVLSDIRGLASGTATVTGNYKNPDFGGSLFLNKAGLKIPYLNVDIDFLNQAEVILDQQQFIFNDIDIRDTKYKTRGILKGNIAHENFTKWFLDLGITTDRLLVLDTEADEDALYYGTAFISGDAGIKGPTDQLVIDVNAATEEGTIFKIPLSDQESVGDNSYIHFLTPEEKAARAAGKEIEIPEVKGIELLFDLDVTRDAEVEVVIDQTSGSTLRGRGAGNLLLEINTNGKFNMWGDFIVYEGVYNFKYAGLVQKVFNVKSGGSINWDGNPLQAELNVSAIYSLNANPAVLLENPSVNRKIPVDVVINLQGQVIQPDINFDIQFPTASSVVRSELEYRMDDRASRELQALFLVTQNAFYSEFGLNQTAITGTLAERASSIVNDIFADDDGKFQVGVNYVQGDRTPNQQTVDRFGLTLSTQISERVLINGAVGVPIGGTTESVIVGDLEIDFLLNEDGSLRATVFNRENNIQFIGEQIGFTQGVGLSYSVDFDTFKELIRKIANKELESSNTPQENVNEKIEAKNSLAPDYINFPSEDTDL, encoded by the coding sequence TTGGCCGATAAACTTACCAAATCTTTAAAAGAAAACAATAATGTGAATATAGATATTGGCCGTGTGTCGCTAAGTTATTTTGGCGACGTTCAGGTTAATGACATTTATATTGAAGATCACCACCAAGACACATTAATATTTGCTAAAGAAGTAAGAACTTCAATAGTTGGCTTAGGGAATTTATTGAATGGTTCTCCAAAACTTGGAAAGACCGCCGTACAGGATTTTACGATGCGTATGCGTAGATACGAAGGTGAAGATCTGGATAATATGGGTGTTTTTATAAGTAAATTAAGTTCTGAATCCTCATCCAACAATAAACCTTTTAAATTAAGTGTTTCGAATCTTCAGGTACTGGATAGTCGATATAGTTTTATTGATGAAAATAATAAGTATCCTGAAATTATCAAATTTGATGAATTGAGCATTAATGCTGATAATTTTGGAGTTGATGGAGCTGAAATTACGGCAGATATCAAATTAATTAGAGCGCATGACAGCCGTGGAATGCAAATTAAACGCTTAAGTACAAATTTTCTCTATAATCCTACCAATATGAAGCTAAGTGAGTTGGAGATTATTACAACTCATTCAGAAATTTATGCCAATTTAGATTTTAACTATCAGGAAGGCGATTTTGGAGATTTTTTCAATAAAGTAAAAATAAAGGCAGATTTTCACGAATCTGAAATTTCTTCTAATGATCTTCAGGTTTTTTATGACGCTTTTGGAGATGATGAATCTTTAAATTTAAGCGCTAATTTAAGTGGTAATTTAAATGATCTCCAGATGAACGATGTGCAGCTTTTTGGTTTGGATCGCAGTGCTATCTACGGAGATCTTCATATGAAAGGTGCTTTTACAGGTGAAGCGGAAGATTTTGAACTAAGTGGTGATCTAAGAAATTTTTCTTCGAATTACTATGATTTAGTTAACTTTTTACCAGGAGTTTTAAGTGGAACACTTCCGCAAGAACTTAGTGCTTTTGGGAATGTAAGAGTGGATGGGAATACAAAAATCACCAGTTCTTCTGTGGATTTAAATATCAATCTAACTTCTCAATTGGGATCGGCTACCGCAAAAGTTTATTTCAATAATCTGAATAGTGCTAATGCGGGTTATGCTGGAAATTTAAAAGTAAAAGATTTTAATTTAGGAAGGTTAATCGAAAACAAAGAAGTAGGAAAAACTTCTTTTAATTTAGATATTGACGGAACTGGATTTACCGCAGATAATTTAAATACAAAACTTAAAGGCCAAATTTCAAAATTAGGTTTTAAAGGATATAATTATGCCAATATCCGTGTGATTGGGAACATGCGTGCACCGGTATTTAACGGAAATCTGGCAATTAACGATCCTAATTTAAGAATGGAGTTTAATGGTCTCGCAGATTTATCTTCAGATGTTAATAATTACGATTTTGAAGCTTCTGTAGCCTATGCCGATCTTTTTAAAATGAATGTTATTGCTCGTGATACGATTTCTATTTTTAAAGGAGATATTATTATGAATATGGCGGGCACAAATATTGACGATGCTGTTGGTCAAATTTTATTGCTGAATACTTCTTACGAAAATCAGATGGATATGTACAGATTTGATGATTTTAGCATCAAATCCAGCTTTGAAGGTGACATTAGGACAATCGCCATTAATAGTCCAGATGTGCTTAGCGGAGAAATGAAAGGTCGCTTCAGGTTATCTGAATTAGAAGCTTTATTTCAGAATTCTATAGGTTCAATTTATACCAATTATGAGCCGAATGTGATTACCAATAATCAGTTTATGGAGTTTGATTTTGATGTCTACAATAAAATTGTCGAAGTTTTTTATCCAGATTTAACCTTATCTCCCAATACTTTTTTGCGTGGTAGAGTAGAGTCTGATGAATCTGAATTCACACTTAATTTCAGGTCTCCAGAAATCGATCTTTTTGATAATATTTTTCAGGGAGTAAACCTTCAGGTAGATAACACTAACCCTATCTATAATACTTATTTTGAAGCCGATAGTGTTTCTACTGCGAACTATAATTTTTCAGAATTCAGCTTTATTAATGTAACACAGCGCGACACCTTATTTGTACGTTCTGAATTTAAAGGTGGAAAAACCGATGAAGATGTTTTCAATATTAACTTATACCATACGATCAATAAAGAAAATCAATCTGTGGTAGGAATTCAGCGTAGTGATCTTACTTTTAAGAAAAACACCTGGTATATTAACCAAAACCGAAATAAGAAAAACAGAATTGTTTTTGAAAACAGCTTTAAAGATATCATCATAGATTCTTTAGTGATGAATCATGAAAACGAAGAAATTCGATTAAGTGGTGTTGTTAGCGATTCAACTTACAAAGATTTACAGCTAAATTTTAATAATGTTGATCTTCATAAAATCACACCAGAAATTGATAGTTTGGATATAGGTGGGATTTTAAATGGTAAGTTAGATATACTTCAGGAAAAAGGTGCTTATTACCCCAATACTTCTATGCTAATAGATTCGTTGGAAATTAATGAAATATTGCTTGGGAATATGAATTTAGACGTCTCGGGTAACGAAGATCTTACCAAATACGAGATTAATGCAAAGCTTCAAAAGGAAGGCATAGAATCACTTTCAGCTAACGGAGCAATAAATGTTGAAGGCACACAGCCCACGATTGATTTAGAATTAGCCCTTCAGAAATTAAATATGGCGGCATTTAGTCCGTTAGGAGGCGATGTATTAAGCGATATTCGTGGTTTAGCATCAGGTACGGCTACAGTAACAGGTAATTATAAAAATCCAGATTTTGGAGGAAGCCTTTTCTTAAATAAAGCAGGATTAAAAATACCTTATTTGAATGTTGATATTGATTTTCTAAATCAAGCCGAAGTCATTCTCGATCAGCAGCAATTTATTTTTAATGATATTGATATTCGGGATACCAAATATAAAACGCGTGGTATTTTGAAGGGAAATATTGCACACGAGAATTTTACAAAATGGTTTTTGGATCTGGGGATAACCACCGATAGATTATTGGTGCTGGATACAGAAGCCGACGAAGATGCTCTGTATTACGGTACTGCATTTATTAGTGGAGATGCAGGCATTAAGGGGCCAACAGATCAATTAGTGATAGACGTAAACGCGGCTACAGAGGAAGGAACAATTTTTAAAATTCCGCTAAGTGATCAAGAATCTGTAGGAGATAATTCTTATATCCACTTTTTAACTCCGGAAGAAAAGGCCGCACGTGCAGCAGGTAAAGAGATTGAAATACCTGAAGTAAAAGGAATAGAGCTTTTGTTTGATCTTGATGTTACCCGGGATGCTGAAGTAGAAGTAGTAATCGACCAAACAAGTGGTAGTACATTACGTGGTCGAGGCGCAGGAAATTTACTTCTAGAAATTAATACTAATGGTAAATTTAACATGTGGGGCGATTTTATCGTGTATGAAGGTGTTTATAATTTTAAGTATGCTGGTTTAGTACAAAAAGTATTTAATGTAAAATCTGGCGGAAGTATTAATTGGGACGGTAATCCATTGCAGGCAGAATTAAATGTTAGCGCTATTTATTCGCTAAATGCCAATCCTGCAGTCTTATTAGAAAACCCTTCAGTGAATCGAAAAATCCCTGTAGACGTTGTGATCAATCTACAAGGACAGGTAATTCAACCAGATATTAATTTCGATATTCAGTTTCCAACGGCAAGTTCTGTAGTGCGTTCAGAATTAGAATATCGTATGGACGATAGGGCAAGCAGAGAGCTACAGGCATTATTTCTAGTAACACAAAATGCGTTTTACAGCGAATTTGGATTAAATCAAACTGCGATTACCGGTACGTTAGCTGAAAGAGCTTCGAGTATTGTAAACGATATTTTTGCCGATGATGATGGTAAATTTCAGGTAGGTGTTAACTACGTTCAGGGAGATCGTACCCCAAACCAACAAACAGTCGATCGATTTGGACTTACATTGAGTACCCAAATTAGTGAAAGAGTACTTATTAATGGAGCAGTGGGAGTTCCTATTGGTGGTACTACCGAATCGGTTATTGTTGGAGATTTGGAAATCGACTTTTTGTTAAATGAAGATGGTTCTTTAAGAGCTACGGTTTTTAATAGAGAAAATAATATTCAATTTATAGGTGAGCAAATTGGATTTACCCAAGGTGTTGGATTGTCATATTCTGTAGATTTCGACACTTTCAAAGAATTGATTAGAAAAATAGCAAATAAAGAATTGGAAAGCTCCAATACTCCTCAGGAAAATGTAAATGAGAAAATTGAAGCTAAAAACTCATTAGCTCCAGACTATATCAACTTTCCATCTGAAGATACAGATTTATAA
- the pfkA gene encoding 6-phosphofructokinase yields the protein MSKRIKRIGVITSGGDAPGMNAAIRAVVRACSYYHVSCVGFFNGYNGLINGEFEELDARSVRNIINLGGTFLKSARSKEFRTKEGRAKAYQVLKKEKVDGLVLIGGDGTFAGGQIFSKEYDIPVIGVPGTIDNDIFGTSHTIGYDTALNTVVTAIDKIRDTASSHDRLFFIEVMGRDAGFIALNTGIGAGAEEILIPEENLGLDRLLDSLEKSRRSGKSSSIVIVSEGDKIGKNVFQLADYVKENLPYYDAKVTVLGHIQRGGVPTCFDRVLASRLSVKAVELLLDDQKNLMVGLKDDDIISCPLDDVIHEKPSINKDLLRISEILST from the coding sequence ATGAGTAAAAGAATTAAACGAATCGGAGTAATAACTTCTGGAGGTGATGCACCTGGAATGAATGCTGCAATTCGCGCTGTGGTTAGAGCATGCTCTTATTATCATGTTAGCTGTGTAGGTTTTTTTAATGGATATAACGGGTTAATAAACGGAGAGTTTGAAGAGCTTGATGCTCGTAGTGTACGTAATATTATAAATTTGGGAGGTACTTTCTTAAAGAGTGCTCGTTCTAAAGAATTTAGAACAAAAGAAGGAAGAGCTAAAGCTTATCAAGTTCTCAAAAAAGAAAAAGTTGATGGATTGGTTTTGATTGGTGGTGACGGAACTTTTGCTGGGGGACAAATCTTTAGTAAAGAATATGATATTCCTGTTATTGGTGTACCGGGAACTATTGATAATGACATCTTTGGAACTTCACACACTATAGGCTATGATACTGCTTTAAATACAGTAGTTACGGCTATAGATAAAATTAGAGATACAGCAAGTTCTCATGATCGCTTATTTTTTATAGAAGTGATGGGAAGAGATGCTGGTTTTATAGCGCTAAACACAGGAATTGGTGCAGGAGCCGAAGAAATTTTAATTCCAGAAGAAAATTTAGGCTTAGATCGATTACTAGATTCTCTAGAAAAGAGTAGGCGATCGGGGAAGTCTTCGAGTATTGTTATAGTTTCTGAAGGGGATAAAATAGGTAAAAATGTGTTTCAGCTTGCCGATTATGTTAAGGAAAATCTGCCTTATTATGATGCCAAAGTTACAGTTTTAGGACATATTCAACGAGGAGGAGTTCCTACATGTTTTGATCGTGTATTAGCAAGTAGACTGTCTGTAAAAGCTGTGGAATTATTGTTAGACGATCAAAAAAATCTGATGGTGGGTCTTAAAGATGATGATATAATTTCCTGTCCTTTAGATGATGTGATTCATGAGAAACCATCTATAAATAAAGATTTGCTTAGAATTTCTGAAATACTTTCGACTTAA
- a CDS encoding methylglyoxal synthase, with translation MKTIAIIAHNGKKAEMVQFLNEYRSVLESKEVQLISTGTTGSKAEVAGFNVHKLLSGPLGGDAQIASRLVEGKVDMVVFFRDPMDKHPHEPDIFMLMRLCDVHNIPLATNPATAKLLVEGI, from the coding sequence ATGAAAACAATTGCGATTATTGCTCATAATGGGAAAAAAGCTGAAATGGTTCAGTTTCTAAACGAATATCGATCGGTTTTAGAATCAAAAGAAGTGCAATTAATTTCTACCGGTACGACCGGTAGCAAAGCCGAAGTTGCCGGATTTAATGTACATAAATTATTATCTGGTCCGCTTGGTGGCGATGCACAAATCGCGAGTAGACTAGTAGAAGGAAAGGTCGATATGGTGGTTTTTTTTAGAGATCCTATGGATAAACATCCTCATGAACCCGATATTTTTATGCTAATGAGACTTTGCGACGTTCATAATATTCCTTTAGCTACAAATCCGGCAACGGCAAAACTTTTAGTGGAAGGTATTTAA
- a CDS encoding acyloxyacyl hydrolase, whose translation MKNTKPLLFIAILFSFYNSFGQENKSNYQGEFYKFGFNYGFGSVDNPVFTDDDYLYDFQLRKIEIYYKIKEGIFYDLEFIFQPEYNTVKHQLTSDRYIVGVNHPLIDRVEEMKTLKKFHEYIMNFGMIARKKIGHSSSLYFLASIGPGYFEKTSERMEKGIGFSDNLAIGFSYDINRFFLDSRIGYRHVSNANINQVNDGYDSLVIDIGIGFYLL comes from the coding sequence TTGAAGAATACTAAACCTCTATTATTTATTGCGATACTTTTTTCATTTTACAATTCTTTTGGGCAGGAAAATAAATCTAATTATCAAGGTGAATTTTATAAATTCGGTTTTAACTATGGGTTTGGAAGTGTAGATAATCCGGTCTTTACAGATGATGATTATTTATATGATTTTCAGCTTAGAAAAATTGAGATCTACTATAAAATTAAAGAAGGAATTTTTTATGATTTAGAATTTATTTTTCAGCCAGAATATAATACCGTTAAACATCAACTCACTAGTGATAGGTATATTGTGGGTGTTAATCATCCCTTAATTGATAGAGTGGAGGAAATGAAAACACTTAAAAAATTTCATGAATATATAATGAATTTTGGGATGATTGCTAGAAAGAAAATCGGCCATTCAAGTAGTCTTTATTTTCTTGCTAGTATTGGTCCAGGTTATTTTGAGAAGACCAGTGAACGTATGGAAAAAGGAATTGGTTTTTCTGATAATTTGGCAATAGGTTTTAGTTACGATATCAACCGATTTTTTTTGGATTCACGGATAGGTTATCGCCATGTTTCTAATGCTAACATCAATCAGGTGAATGATGGATATGATTCTTTAGTAATAGATATTGGTATAGGATTTTATTTATTATAA